Proteins co-encoded in one Arachis hypogaea cultivar Tifrunner chromosome 11, arahy.Tifrunner.gnm2.J5K5, whole genome shotgun sequence genomic window:
- the LOC112721361 gene encoding nudix hydrolase 14, chloroplastic isoform X1, whose product MAVAIRSASVVLKKKFSPLDAHNSSIWRKKKGFICKMSTSESPNLSHSITLPNKKSEPVRILAEPGVSSSDFWNAIDSSLFKQWLHNLQSETGILADGTLALRQVLIQLDSFWCKQGVDMFGKRIGFLKFKADIYDKQTGKKVPGIVFARGPAVTVLILLESDGETYAVLTEQARVPTGRIILELPAGMLDDDKGDFVGTAVREVEEETGIKLKLEDMVDLTAFLDSSTGCRFFPSPGGCDEEISIFLYRGRVDKEIITQLHGKETGLRDHGELIKVRVVPYKKLWRTTADAKALAAVALFEMVTKEGLLPPSPT is encoded by the exons agaagaagggttTCATCTGCAAGATGTCGACCAGCGAGTCACCGAACTTGAGTCACAGTATCACGCTCCCCAATAAAAAGTCCGAACCCGTTCGCATTCTAGCTGAACCCGGTGTCTCCTCTTCTGATTTCTG GAATGCTATTGATTCCTCTTTATTCAAGCAATGGTTGCATAACTTGCAAAGTGAGACTGGGATTCTAGCTGATGGCACCTTGGCTCTGAGACAAGTTCTAATTCAG TTGGACTCCTTTTGGTGTAAACAGGGTGTAGACATGTTTGGAAAGCGCATTGGGTTTCTCAAATTTAAAGCTGACATTTATGACAAACAAACGGGGAAGAAG GTTCCAGGTATTGTATTTGCAAGAGGACCTGCTGTGACTGTGTTGATACTTCTGGAATCAGATGGTGAAACTTATGCTGTCCTTACTGAACAG gcAAGGGTTCCTACTGGAAGAATTATTTTGGAATTGCCTGCTGGAATGTTGGATGATGACAAGGGTGATTTTGTTGGCACTGCAGTTCGTGAG GTTGAAGAGGAGACTGGCATAAAGTTAAAACTTGAAGACATGGTTGATCTCACTGCTTTCTTGGATTCTTCAACAGGATGCAGATTTTTTCCCTCACCG GGAGGGTGTGATGAAGAGATCAGTATCTTTCTGTACCGAGGGCGTGTTGACAAAGAGATCATCACACAGCTACATGGGAAAGAAACCGGCCTTCGTGATCATGGGGAGCTGATTAAGGTACGTGTAGTACCATACAAGAAACTGTGGCGCACCACGGCAGATGCCAAGGCTTTGGCGGCTGTTGCACTGTTTGAAATGGTTACCAAGGAGGGGCTATTGCCTCCTTCACCAACCTAG
- the LOC112721361 gene encoding nudix hydrolase 14, chloroplastic isoform X2 — MAVAIRSASVVLKKKFSPLDAHNSSIWRKKKGFICKMSTSESPNLSHSITLPNKKSEPVRILAEPGVSSSDFWNAIDSSLFKQWLHNLQSETGILADGTLALRQVLIQGVDMFGKRIGFLKFKADIYDKQTGKKVPGIVFARGPAVTVLILLESDGETYAVLTEQARVPTGRIILELPAGMLDDDKGDFVGTAVREVEEETGIKLKLEDMVDLTAFLDSSTGCRFFPSPGGCDEEISIFLYRGRVDKEIITQLHGKETGLRDHGELIKVRVVPYKKLWRTTADAKALAAVALFEMVTKEGLLPPSPT; from the exons agaagaagggttTCATCTGCAAGATGTCGACCAGCGAGTCACCGAACTTGAGTCACAGTATCACGCTCCCCAATAAAAAGTCCGAACCCGTTCGCATTCTAGCTGAACCCGGTGTCTCCTCTTCTGATTTCTG GAATGCTATTGATTCCTCTTTATTCAAGCAATGGTTGCATAACTTGCAAAGTGAGACTGGGATTCTAGCTGATGGCACCTTGGCTCTGAGACAAGTTCTAATTCAG GGTGTAGACATGTTTGGAAAGCGCATTGGGTTTCTCAAATTTAAAGCTGACATTTATGACAAACAAACGGGGAAGAAG GTTCCAGGTATTGTATTTGCAAGAGGACCTGCTGTGACTGTGTTGATACTTCTGGAATCAGATGGTGAAACTTATGCTGTCCTTACTGAACAG gcAAGGGTTCCTACTGGAAGAATTATTTTGGAATTGCCTGCTGGAATGTTGGATGATGACAAGGGTGATTTTGTTGGCACTGCAGTTCGTGAG GTTGAAGAGGAGACTGGCATAAAGTTAAAACTTGAAGACATGGTTGATCTCACTGCTTTCTTGGATTCTTCAACAGGATGCAGATTTTTTCCCTCACCG GGAGGGTGTGATGAAGAGATCAGTATCTTTCTGTACCGAGGGCGTGTTGACAAAGAGATCATCACACAGCTACATGGGAAAGAAACCGGCCTTCGTGATCATGGGGAGCTGATTAAGGTACGTGTAGTACCATACAAGAAACTGTGGCGCACCACGGCAGATGCCAAGGCTTTGGCGGCTGTTGCACTGTTTGAAATGGTTACCAAGGAGGGGCTATTGCCTCCTTCACCAACCTAG
- the LOC112721363 gene encoding copper chaperone for superoxide dismutase, chloroplastic/cytosolic isoform X2, which translates to MNMAFLRTVATTTTTAIAASAIPAAFAFSSLSSSTSSSPSQSSKSPNSPFSLNPNRFGLVKTFAAPPSPLQMDHNTASQNHHSSLPELLTEYMVDMKCEGCVNAVKNKLQTINVHKFQLWHPTLECSSFMSNWSCQLSAGVKDVEVDLSNQVVRIRGSTPVKTMTEALEQTGRKARLIGQGTPEDFLISAAVSEFKGPDIFGVVRLAQVNMELARIEANFSGLSPGKHGWSINEYGDLTRGAASTGKVYNPTDGEDAKQPLGDLGTLEANEKGEAFYTGVKEKLKVGDLIGRSVVVYATENKSEHGIAAAVIARSAGVGENYKKLCTCDGTTIWEASDRDFVTSKV; encoded by the exons ATGAATATGGCATTTCTGAGAACAGTGGCAACTACCACTACCACTGCTATTGCTGCATCTGCTATTCCTGCTGCTTTCGCCTTTTCTTCTCTatcctcttctacttcttcttctccttctcaatcTTCCAAATCGccaaactcacccttctctctcAACCCCAACCGATTCGGCCTCGTTAAAACATTTGCTGCCCCGCCCTCCCCTCTCCAAATGGACCACAACACTGCTTCTCAG AACCATCATTCTTCCTTGCCGGAGTTACTG ACGGAGTACATGGTGGATATGAAGTGTGAAGGTTGTGTTAATGCTGTTAAAAACAAGTTGCAGACCATCAATG TTCACAAATTTCAGTTATGGCATCCTACACTGGAGTGTTCATCATTTATGTCAAACTGGTCTTGTCAACTTTCTGCAGGAGTGAAGGATGTAGAGGTGGACTTGAGCAATCAGGTAGTTAGGATTCGTGGTTCGACTCCAGTGAAGACCATGACTGAAGCTTTGGAACAGACTGGTAGAAAAGCCCGATTAATCGGACAGGGAACACCTGAAG ACTTCTTAATATCTGCCGCTGTTTCTGAATTCAAAGGTCCAGACATTTTTGGAGTTGTTCGCCTAGCTCAAGTAAACATGGAACTAGCTAGGATTGAAGCCAACTTCAGTGGTTTGTCACCAGGAAAGCATGGTTGGTCCATTAATGAGTATGGGGACCTGACTAGAGGTGCAGCTAGCACTGGTAAAGTATACAATCCAACAGACGGGGAAGATGCTAAACAG CCACTTGGCGACCTGGGAACATTAGAAGCTAACGAAAAGGGCGAAGCCTTCTACACTGGGGTCAAAGAAAAGCTCAAGGTAGGTGATCTTATTGGACGATCAGTGGTTGTATATGCAACTGAAAACAAATCAGAACATGGTATAGCTGCTGCTGTAATCGCCAGAAGTGCAGGGGTGGGAGAGAACTACAAAAAACTCTGTACATGTGATGGCACCACCATTTGGGAGGCAAGTGACAGAGATTTTGTCACAAGCAAGGTCTGA
- the LOC112721368 gene encoding non-specific lipid transfer protein GPI-anchored 7 produces the protein MSLSKMHVSMFGLVLVVVMMSGMMGLSEAASSSSDNSCASQLIPCADYLNSTKPPSSCCTPLKQTVATQLTCLCNLFNTPGLLESFHINVTQALELSRHCGITQGINSCKGSAPSPSSSSTTTPPATPGSDKGSAARVAVTGFSFLALFWASMLFN, from the exons ATGAGTCTGAGCAAGATGCATGTTTCTATGTTTGGTTTGGTGTTGGTGGTAGTAATGATGAGTGGCATGATGGGTTTGAGTGAGGCAGCATCAAGCAGCAGTGACAACTCTTGTGCTTCTCAACTGATTCCATGTGCCGATTACCTGAACTCAACGAAGCCACCAAGTTCTTGCTGCACGCCACTCAAACAAACCGTTGCGACGCAACTAACCTGCCTCTGCAACCTTTTCAATACTCCCGGTTTGCTTGAGAGTTTCCACATCAACGTCACTCAGGCTCTTGAACTTAGTCGTCACTGCGGTATCACCCAAGGCATCAACAGCTGCAAAG GATCAGCTCCATCTCCATCTTCATCTTCAACGACAACTCCACCAG CTACACCCGGAAGTGACAAAGGAAGTGCAGCAAGAGTTGCAGTAACTGGATTTTCTTTCTTAGCCTTGTTTTGGGCATCTATGTTGTTTAACTAG
- the LOC112721363 gene encoding copper chaperone for superoxide dismutase, chloroplastic/cytosolic isoform X3, with translation MNMAFLRTVATTTTTAIAASAIPAAFAFSSLSSSTSSSPSQSSKSPNSPFSLNPNRFGLVKTFAAPPSPLQMDHNTASQNHHSSLPELLTEYMVDMKCEGCVNAVKNKLQTINGVKDVEVDLSNQVVRIRGSTPVKTMTEALEQTGRKARLIGQGTPEDFLISAAVSEFKGPDIFGVVRLAQVNMELARIEANFSGLSPGKHGWSINEYGDLTRGAASTGKVYNPTDGEDAKQPLGDLGTLEANEKGEAFYTGVKEKLKVGDLIGRSVVVYATENKSEHGIAAAVIARSAGVGENYKKLCTCDGTTIWEASDRDFVTSKV, from the exons ATGAATATGGCATTTCTGAGAACAGTGGCAACTACCACTACCACTGCTATTGCTGCATCTGCTATTCCTGCTGCTTTCGCCTTTTCTTCTCTatcctcttctacttcttcttctccttctcaatcTTCCAAATCGccaaactcacccttctctctcAACCCCAACCGATTCGGCCTCGTTAAAACATTTGCTGCCCCGCCCTCCCCTCTCCAAATGGACCACAACACTGCTTCTCAG AACCATCATTCTTCCTTGCCGGAGTTACTG ACGGAGTACATGGTGGATATGAAGTGTGAAGGTTGTGTTAATGCTGTTAAAAACAAGTTGCAGACCATCAATG GAGTGAAGGATGTAGAGGTGGACTTGAGCAATCAGGTAGTTAGGATTCGTGGTTCGACTCCAGTGAAGACCATGACTGAAGCTTTGGAACAGACTGGTAGAAAAGCCCGATTAATCGGACAGGGAACACCTGAAG ACTTCTTAATATCTGCCGCTGTTTCTGAATTCAAAGGTCCAGACATTTTTGGAGTTGTTCGCCTAGCTCAAGTAAACATGGAACTAGCTAGGATTGAAGCCAACTTCAGTGGTTTGTCACCAGGAAAGCATGGTTGGTCCATTAATGAGTATGGGGACCTGACTAGAGGTGCAGCTAGCACTGGTAAAGTATACAATCCAACAGACGGGGAAGATGCTAAACAG CCACTTGGCGACCTGGGAACATTAGAAGCTAACGAAAAGGGCGAAGCCTTCTACACTGGGGTCAAAGAAAAGCTCAAGGTAGGTGATCTTATTGGACGATCAGTGGTTGTATATGCAACTGAAAACAAATCAGAACATGGTATAGCTGCTGCTGTAATCGCCAGAAGTGCAGGGGTGGGAGAGAACTACAAAAAACTCTGTACATGTGATGGCACCACCATTTGGGAGGCAAGTGACAGAGATTTTGTCACAAGCAAGGTCTGA
- the LOC112721367 gene encoding serine/threonine-protein phosphatase 7 long form homolog produces MGTYSWGSAALAWLYRCMCRVANRNVNKLAGPLQLLQSWIFWRFPRFRPAGFEMFSCPLASRWSGYIPSSSEKGLRVQTWRLWIDRLQDREFIWMPYSSPDVLQVVHPEVLEPRHMVLWRSVTSLIYFAVIEWHQVDRVLPQFGGVQPRPQAALNIDFLMSKDGRGGDRWFPSHLQKWHQYWDDRTESVLRFDVVADPGPSHQFLDWWSQHGKRFLSPDPQLGDPRAVAIPVEASQRGAGRVPEMDRPNDVPDKRRVDRRARVGTRRNQRDWGWLERAMEAGDDAGPAGGRRRHHPGRGRGRAAVHAAAPDPEDDDDDQHGPEGGDGAGAASVAGGSTQDGVHGGEWYGSGMGDGAEPSDAGLGSGPFGHYFVGVPTDDQPQQDGTPWVIPGSQWQDFLGADTLDADFGSPRFLAEISAIM; encoded by the exons ATGGGGACCTACAGCTGGGGTTCTGCAGCACtggcatggttgtaccggtgcatgtgccgtgTGGCGAACAGAAATGTTAACAAGCTAGCGGGCCCACTTCAGCTACTTCAGTCATGGATTTTCTGGCGATTTCCTCGGTTTAGGCCTGCAGGATTTGAGATGTTCAGCTGTCCGTTGGCCTCGAG GTGGTCAGGTTACATCCCTTCCAGTAGCGAGAAGGGTCTTAGAGTTCAGACGTGGAGGCTCTGGATAGACCGGTTGCAGGATAGAGAG TTTATCTGGATGCCGTACAGTAGCCCCGACGTACTTCAGGTCGTGCATCCTGAGGTTTTGGAGCCTCGGCATATGGTGCTGTGGCGGTCTGTTACATCGCTTATCTACTTTGCcgtcatagagtggcatcaggtAGACAGGGTTCTTCCGCAGTTTGGAGGGGTGCAGCCCCGTCCACAGgccgccctgaacatcgactttctgatgtcgaAGGACGGCAGAGGCGGCGATCGATGGTTCCCGTCCCATTTGCAGAAGTGGCATCAATATTGGGACGACCGTACGGAGAGCGTGCTGAGATTCGATGTTGTTGCTGACCCTGGTCCGTCGCATCAGTTCTTGGATTGGTGGAGTCAGCACGGGAAGAGGTTTTTGTCTCCGGATCCGCAGTTGGGCGATCCGAGAGCCGTTGCTATTCCTGTTGAGGCCTCACAGCGGGGAGCTGGGCGAGTACCTGAGATGGATCGGCCTAACGACGTGCCGGACAAAAGGCGGGTTGATAGGAGAGCTCGCGTGGGCACACGTCGTAACCAGCGTGACTGGGGGTGGCTTGAGCGTGCTATGGAGGCTGGCGACGACGCCGGCCCCGCTGGGGGTCGACGACGACATCATCCTGGCAGAGGTAGAGGGCGTGCTGCGGTTCATGCCGCTGCACCTGACCCTGAGGACGATGACGATGATCAGCATGGGCCCGAGGGCGGGGATGGTGCAGGGGCGGCTTCAGTTGCTGGTGGTAGTACCCAGGATGGGGTGCACGGAGGTGAGTGGTATGGCTCAGGGATGGGTGACGGGGCTGAGCCTAGTGACGCTGGACTTGGGTCCGGTCCTTTTGGACATTACTTTGTTGGAGTACCCACCGACGACCAGCCTCAGCAGGACGGTACTCCATGGGTTATTCCCGGATCACAGTGGCAGGACTTCCTTGGGGCAGATACGCTTGATGCGGACTTCGGCAGTCCACGGTTTCTAGCGGAGATTTCGGCTATCATGTAG
- the LOC112721363 gene encoding copper chaperone for superoxide dismutase, chloroplastic/cytosolic isoform X1: protein MNMAFLRTVATTTTTAIAASAIPAAFAFSSLSSSTSSSPSQSSKSPNSPFSLNPNRFGLVKTFAAPPSPLQMDHNTASQNHHSSLPELLTEYMVDMKCEGCVNAVKNKLQTINDISVHKFQLWHPTLECSSFMSNWSCQLSAGVKDVEVDLSNQVVRIRGSTPVKTMTEALEQTGRKARLIGQGTPEDFLISAAVSEFKGPDIFGVVRLAQVNMELARIEANFSGLSPGKHGWSINEYGDLTRGAASTGKVYNPTDGEDAKQPLGDLGTLEANEKGEAFYTGVKEKLKVGDLIGRSVVVYATENKSEHGIAAAVIARSAGVGENYKKLCTCDGTTIWEASDRDFVTSKV from the exons ATGAATATGGCATTTCTGAGAACAGTGGCAACTACCACTACCACTGCTATTGCTGCATCTGCTATTCCTGCTGCTTTCGCCTTTTCTTCTCTatcctcttctacttcttcttctccttctcaatcTTCCAAATCGccaaactcacccttctctctcAACCCCAACCGATTCGGCCTCGTTAAAACATTTGCTGCCCCGCCCTCCCCTCTCCAAATGGACCACAACACTGCTTCTCAG AACCATCATTCTTCCTTGCCGGAGTTACTG ACGGAGTACATGGTGGATATGAAGTGTGAAGGTTGTGTTAATGCTGTTAAAAACAAGTTGCAGACCATCAATG ATATATCAGTTCACAAATTTCAGTTATGGCATCCTACACTGGAGTGTTCATCATTTATGTCAAACTGGTCTTGTCAACTTTCTGCAGGAGTGAAGGATGTAGAGGTGGACTTGAGCAATCAGGTAGTTAGGATTCGTGGTTCGACTCCAGTGAAGACCATGACTGAAGCTTTGGAACAGACTGGTAGAAAAGCCCGATTAATCGGACAGGGAACACCTGAAG ACTTCTTAATATCTGCCGCTGTTTCTGAATTCAAAGGTCCAGACATTTTTGGAGTTGTTCGCCTAGCTCAAGTAAACATGGAACTAGCTAGGATTGAAGCCAACTTCAGTGGTTTGTCACCAGGAAAGCATGGTTGGTCCATTAATGAGTATGGGGACCTGACTAGAGGTGCAGCTAGCACTGGTAAAGTATACAATCCAACAGACGGGGAAGATGCTAAACAG CCACTTGGCGACCTGGGAACATTAGAAGCTAACGAAAAGGGCGAAGCCTTCTACACTGGGGTCAAAGAAAAGCTCAAGGTAGGTGATCTTATTGGACGATCAGTGGTTGTATATGCAACTGAAAACAAATCAGAACATGGTATAGCTGCTGCTGTAATCGCCAGAAGTGCAGGGGTGGGAGAGAACTACAAAAAACTCTGTACATGTGATGGCACCACCATTTGGGAGGCAAGTGACAGAGATTTTGTCACAAGCAAGGTCTGA